Genomic window (Equus przewalskii isolate Varuska chromosome 12, EquPr2, whole genome shotgun sequence):
AAATCCACATTGTTGACAAGAAGCATGGATGACTTTTGTAACAAGAAAATGAAACGTTGCTTTTTAAATCCTGCATTGCTAGGCTTTCTAGgtcttcaggaaaaaatatttcaacctAAAATTCTCTATTCGGAAAGTTATCAATTAAGtgagaaatgttttcaaaacGTACAAGTctttccccacccacccctctctCCCAGGATTACCACTAAGAATACCCACCACCACTGGCCAAGACAATCGGACCGCGCTCTCAGCGGTGCAAAGATCAAAATACCGGAGCGCTCGCAACCCCAGGGCCACCTGGACATCTGGACAGTCTGGCCGCCGGGGCATGGGGTCCTCAGACATCCCGGTAAAACCGTAGTCCTAGCGCCACCTCCCCGGAGGCTGCGCCCTGGGCGCCCCGAGCCCCAGCCCCGCTCGTGCCTCACCGGAGCAGGTCGGGGCAGAAGAGGTGGCGGTACTCAGGGAGACAGTCGTCCTCTCCGACGTCGGGCGGCGGCTGGGCCATGGCGCTCGGCGCGCGCCGGGACGGCGAGGACGGCAGGCACCCGCCCGGGAGCGATCAGAGCAACGGCCTCGGCCTCCGGGACAGGCGGGTGTCTGGGGTCGTCTGCGCTCCGCCCCACTTGGCCCGGGTACGCGGAGCCACGCCCGGCGCCGTCGGCGCCTCTACTCGCCGCCGCCCACGCTTCCTCCAACCCCAGGACGCCCTGCCCACCGCCGCGCTCGCTCCGCCCAGGACGCCCCGCCCACTGTCGCCCTCTCCTCCGGGAAGCCCCGCCCACCGCCGCCCACTCTCCTCTAGGACGCCCCGCCCACCGCCGCCCACTCTCCTCCAGGACGCCCCGCCCACCGCCGCGCTCGCTCCGCCCAGGACGCCCCGCCCACCGGCGCCCACTCTCCTCCGGGACGCCCCGCCCACCGCCGCACTCGCTCCTCCCTGGACGTCCCGCCCACAGTGGCCGCGCGGCCTGCTGGGACTGGAAGTCGGTCGGAGTACGGCGGAGAGCGCAGGCGCACTGCGCCTGGCAGGCTCCTGCCGTGGAGGCCTGGTGACCATCCCGCTCTCGGTCCGAGTCCCTTTGCCGAGATCGGGCGTGAGTGCCGTGGTCAGAGCTAGCTGGACTCAGCTGGCACGCGGTTCCTGGGTTAAGGCAGGGCTCGCAGACCGGCCCAAGGCCCCTCGGCTTTCCCCACCGCTCGGGGCTCAGCCGTGCATTTAAAACACGTGGTTGGGGGCGCTCAGCATCTCAGTGCCCTGGACATCTCCCTGCCTTGTTGCATCAACTTGAcagaagaggagcagagggaaggagacgAGCCCAGAAAGCCACGGAAGCGAGGAAGCCTTTTCCCTTCAGAGTCAGCCTCGGTGCCAGTTCCTGAAATGACCCGTTTCATGGCCGATATGAAAGGTCAGGGCACTTCATCCCTGCCCCCAGGCGGAGGCACAGGTAGCAACCTgtcaacttaaaaacaaattagcCTGCTAATtcatctcaaaatgagtttatttgggaataaccaaaagaattgcaacttgggatgtgcatgctatCGCAAACCAAAAACAACTTCGGAAAACAAGGGAGGGAGCTGACTTTATATAGaaaagggggagtagggaggggctgtcctaaaggaaagtccattggggggaagtaacagttcagggcagtaacgcttctcattggctgagctggagcgcttctcattggctgggcggTCACCCGGtgaggagagaaatcttccttcagtagtaaagtagttttatttaCCATCCATGATGCAAGTGTCCCTCTCTTGCTGCTCGGTGTAATTGAGGATGTGATGGGGGTgtgagctccccctacaggccctCCCCACTCCAACTTAATTAAGGTTTCTGTGATTAATTTCCACAAACTGACGCTGTGAATCCAGGATCCAGGCATCCCTCACCAACATGTCAAAAAGTGGAGTGAAGAGCAAGTCAACCTCAGCAGGTATAATGATGTGCAGAGTCCAGTACCTGTGATGAGTGACCACGGACACACCTGGCAACCAGGTGAGGTGTGATATGTGTAGTGTCAACGTGACGTGAAAACAACCACACAGCTCCAGGCAGCCTCAGCTACACAAGGCCATGAAGAGGAGGGGCCAAGATCACCAGGCTTTCTGCCCTGGGGGTGGTCtcaccccaccctcagccccatgCACCCCCTACACCTACCCCTTCCTGCCACCCTCCTGTCCTGCCCAAGGCAGGCAGCTCCTCCTTCAGCAGGATCAGAGTTGGGGCTGGGACAGCACCAGCTCAGGGGCTCTGCTTGGATTCCCCGATTTCAGGCTGGAGGTCTCTGAACCTCTGCCTGTCTCATACATTCAGCAAAGTTATTGGTTCCCTACTGGTGTGAGAGAGGGTAAGCTTCATTTCCACTCTCAACTGCTTACAACTCTGCATAAAGGCCTCCTTCCTACCTCAGAGATGGTGGAAGTCATAATGAGCGCTccactacccccccccccccacagcaCAGTGACTTTTAATGCCCctcttttgggggaggggaggtcacACTACCCTCTTTTGGAGACACCCCAAAGGTTGTCTGGCACTTTGGTAGAGAAAGGATTTGCTCCAGTCTCTTGCTGGCTTAAGATACTAAAAGGCACATTAGGTTGGTGGCTCAAcccctctgggctgggctggggcagaaaGTGGACAGGGAGCTGGTCTGGGATAGATGGGCAGAGCGTGGGTGTGGGCTCAAGTTCTTGTCGACAGAGGTAGTTGGTCCTGGGTGGATGCTGGCGTGGCCGCGGGCAGCCTGAGCTTCAAGCCGGGTAGGTGCTGCTGTGGTGGCCTTCATCTGCCCAGTCCACCAGCTCGCCGCTCTGGAACCACAGCTGGATCTCTCTCTGGGCCCCCTCCACGGAGTCGCTGGCGTGGATGACATTTCTGTGCCAGGTGGTAGGCAGCAGAGGTAAGGCACAGGCTTCAGTGTGCACTTTGGGATCCCAGGGACAGTTTGCTGATCCCTTACTGTCTAGGGGAGCCAGCTGAGTGATTATGCGgcgaggaaaggaagagagggggaCTGGAAAGCTGGGTTCCAGCCTGGCCTCAGCCTCTTACCCACAACGTCATGGCCAGCCCAGACTGTCTCTGGGAGCCCCATTTGCCCACCTGTCATCCCGTGCCAACCCCTGGGTGTATCTGGCAAGAAAGAGTCAGATAACAGGCCATGATGGCAGTGGATGTACACGACACATAGGGAATGCCTCATCACCTCCTGTGTGcgtgaaagcactttgaaaaaacTGCACTAGCAAACGAGAGGTGTGACATCCCACCATCAGCAGTCTCTTCTGCTTTACCTTTGCCCGGCAAGACACCCAGGTCCCATGGACCTGCCTTAGAAGCGGCCTGCCACCCCAAATGCAGGCCCTCCTCAACCCCTAGTGAGCTGGCCCATCAGCTCCAACCAGCCGAGTGTGTCAGGGCCCCTGTACCTGCTGATGTGGATGCTGAAGTCTCCCCGGATGGTGCCAGGGGCAGCCTCAGCCGCGTCAGTGTGCCCTATCATGGCCCTCGAGGTGCAGACCACATTGGGGCCCTCCCAGACCTGCAGCACACAGATAAATGAGGTTGGGAGAAGTGAGGCCACTAAGGGCTCCGTGGCTCTGGGCTCTGTCCGCCTCCACCCTACCACTGCCCCGCCATACCATGGCCACCACGGGCCCGGAGCTCATGTAGCTGATGAGGGCAGGGTAGAAGGGCTTCCTCCGAAGGTCGTGGTAGTGCTCAGCAAGGATGCTCTCTGGCGCCTGGGTGGCATTGGGGGAAGAGGTGAGAGGAGCCCCAAGAGAGGGACCCCCACAGGTCACTGGGGCAGTCACTGTGGTGTCCTGACCTCAGGGCACTTTGCAGATAACACCTAGATGGTCCAGCACGTCAGCCACAGGAGCACAGGACACatgcctccccgccccccgcccccttcTACGGCTGAGGTCCATGAGAACCCCTCCCCCCGGTCCCCAGAGGGACACCCAGAGGCCCAGGCCGAGCCCTGGTACCTGCAGCATCTTCATCCCCACCAGCTTGAAGCCCCTCCGCTCAAAGCGCTGGATCACATCCCCAACAAGCCGCCGCTGCACCCCGTCTGGCTTCACCGCGACCAGGGTCCGCTCCCGGGTCCAGGAGGGCCCTCCTGTAGAAGACAGGGGGTCAGGGCTGCCGCCACTTCACCCTTTCCCGTCTCCCCGACCGGAGTTCCCCTGCCAGGGCCTAGGTGTCAGCTGGGCTTCAGAGTGTCTGGCTCTACCACAGCAGCTCTGGAGGGGAGGAGCTGCGGAGCATGGCACCGCCTGTCGGGGACAACGGGGGCAGTGGGTCCCCCAGGGCCTCCAGCCTGCCGCAGGGGCCATGGCTCCTCCCAGGCCATGGCTGAAGTTGCCCATGATGGAGCCAGTGTCCACTAGGAAGGCATCTTAGAGGGCTGGAGGCCCCAGGGAGGCAGAGCCCGGCTCAGTGGCCACCCGGAGGCCCAGAGATGCTGCACTGGAAAGAAAGCGAGACTCCAGAAGTTCCCAGGGATGGCACAGACACGTCCGAACCCCCAACCTGCCACATCGCGAGGGTCTGAGGGAACCCAGGAGAAGCgaagggaaggcaggaaggaaaattAACCACAACGTGTGCTGGGCCTGGAGAGCAGGCAGTAAGTGCCCACCACATCCCTTCACTGCTGGAGGACGCCCCACTGTCGTGTTTGCTCCCCCAAAACCCAGtgcctgccccccgccccccatctaGCCTGGCCTGGCTTGTGCCGTGGAAGATAGCAGTTCGCTCTTTCCAGCGTTTGGGACACTACGACATCAGGCCCTCAGGACGCACGCCGTGGGCAGGCAGCTGGGGCAGGGGACCCGCTACAGACACGAgccccagggctccaggcagggACACCCAGGCAGAGTTAGGGCCTGGACAAAACGCCCCGAGGAGCGGCTCCGTCGGGAGTGCTCATCTGCCGAGAACGACCCCCCTCAAGAGCCCCTGGTCCGCTCggacccccatccccacccagcgTGGCCACCACGCCTCTGGCTTCCTCCTGCTCCGGTGCCCTCGGGCCCCGCGGCCCCGAGACAACCTGGGGGCGGGCGAGGggtgcggggggggggcgggcagcgAGCGGCGGGGAGGGGCGTGCAGGGCCCCGGCCGCGGCGGCGGGACCTGAGCAAGGCCTCCCGGCGACTCAGGCGGGCGGCGGGGGTCCGGGTCCCCAGCCCCACGGCCCGCCGGCCCGCGCGCGCGCCAACAAAGGCCGGCGGCGCCCCGCCCGCTCCCTCCCCGCGCGGCGCGGCGCCCGACTCACCCGAGCTGGGGCGCGCGCGCAGGCTGGGCCCGGGGGCCCGCGGGCCGCACAGCAGCCCCCGCAGCGCTCCGCGTCCGAAGAGGCCGCCCATGACGCCCGCCGGGCCGGCCGCCGGCTGCGCGCGGGGTCGACCGAGCCCAAGGGGGAGGGacggagggggaggggcggggcggggcggtgCCCGGCTTCAGGCCCCGCCTCCGGCCcgccccccggcccggcccccagACCAAGCCACCCTCAGTGCCTCCCCGACCCTGCTCCCCTTGCAGGGCTCGTGGAGGTGTTTATTGTCAGTTTCTGTTAAAATcggaagaaaaaaaacatataataGTAATGAACCCAGCCTCGATTATGTTCGTCTTCATACCCACTAGGTCGTTAAAcatcattttagatattttttatgGAGGGGCCCACGCGAGTGCCCCTGCGGCGCGGTCCTGGACAGCGCGTCTCGCAGCTGCCTTTTCCCCGGACGTGGGGCTCGCTAGGGAATTACACTCTCACCCTGGGTCGGAGGAAAGGCTGGAGGGTGCACCTGGATCGACAGGCAAGGTCAGACCAGGGCTCCTTAACCTCCGCTCAGTCCGAGCGTTTGGGTGGGGAAAAAATCTCCCCTTTATTACCGAGGGGCTTCTGACGTACCTACTGTTTGAAACACGAGGTCTCCTGCTCGATCTTATGTAGTGAGCTCTTGAAAAGGCATGCATGCTTTTTGATGCTgctgtgaatggaattgttttcttaatttctttttcaaaaaaatttattcttattatactctttttttaatttttatttttttaattatttatttttttccttgaggaagattggccctgagctaacagctgtgccagtcttcctctattttgtatgtgggacaccaccacagcgtggcttaatgagcgaTGCATAGGTCCATGCAGGGGGATCCCAGCCTGGGCGCAGGACACTGAAACAGAgcctctgaacttaaccactacaccacaggaccagccccctgatctcttaatttcattttcaattattcattgcaagtgtataaaaaacagttgatttttatatattgatcttgtatcctgcaagtttgctgaactcatttattagttctaatagatttttagtggattccttagaattttctacgTGCAAGATTATGTCATGTGGGAatagagatcattttacttctttcccaatctggatgccttttacttcattttcttagtTGCTCTGGCTGGACTCTCCAGTACAGGGCTGACTACAAGTAGCCTTCTTTCTTCACTGTCTTAAAGTGGGAAGTTAGGTTGTTGCTTTGAGatattctttctctgtgtggaaatcaataaaagaaaccttaagaAATATAGAGAAGGGTCTGCAGGGGGAGCTTTCACCACCATCACCCATCATCAACTGCACCAAACAGGAACAGACAGGACACTTGCGTCTCCCACAGGAAGTACACCTACTTTACtcctgaaggaagatttctctgcctggctggcaacagctcagccaatgagaaacgctgcagcccagccaatcagaaatgctacagctcagccaatcagaaatgctaCAGCTCAGCCGATCAGAAATGCTgaagcccagccaatgagaaagaccacagctcagccaatcagaaatgctgcagctcagccagtgagaagcCGGCCCTGAACTGTCACTCTTCCCcagtggactttcctttagaacagccggGGCCAACTCTCTCTTCGCTCTAGAAAGGCAgctccctcctttgttttctggatttgcctatggtttgccatagcatgcccatcccaaattgcaattcttttggctattcccaaataa
Coding sequences:
- the NME4 gene encoding nucleoside diphosphate kinase, mitochondrial isoform X1 codes for the protein MGGLFGRGALRGLLCGPRAPGPSLRARPSSGGPSWTRERTLVAVKPDGVQRRLVGDVIQRFERRGFKLVGMKMLQAPESILAEHYHDLRRKPFYPALISYMSSGPVVAMVWEGPNVVCTSRAMIGHTDAAEAAPGTIRGDFSIHISRNVIHASDSVEGAQREIQLWFQSGELVDWADEGHHSSTYPA
- the NME4 gene encoding nucleoside diphosphate kinase, mitochondrial isoform X2, whose amino-acid sequence is MKMLQAPESILAEHYHDLRRKPFYPALISYMSSGPVVAMVWEGPNVVCTSRAMIGHTDAAEAAPGTIRGDFSIHISRNVIHASDSVEGAQREIQLWFQSGELVDWADEGHHSSTYPA